One Brachybacterium kimchii genomic window carries:
- a CDS encoding cupin domain-containing protein: protein MEPDDSPELRELYEGFEREHLLPLWTQRDDLMPFSPKPQAVPHVWKWDRLYPLARRSGDLVPVGRGGERRAIGLANPGLGGNAYISPTLWAAIQYLGPKETAPEHRHSQNAFRFVVEGEGVWTVVNGDPVRMSRGDFLLTPGWHFHGHHNETDRPMAWIDGLDIPFSQQMDVGFFEFGSERVTDYATPDFSRSERLWCHPGLRPLSALQDTVSSPIGAYRWEHTDRALTDQLLLEDEGQPATVEQGHAAIRFMNPTTGGDVMSTIRAEFHRLRPGVRTATLREVGSSVFQVFEGAGAVVLDGERTVLEKGDLFVVPSWVPWSLEAESQFDLFRFSDAPIMERLNFHRTHIEGNAR from the coding sequence ATGGAGCCCGACGACAGTCCCGAGCTGCGCGAGCTCTACGAAGGATTCGAGCGGGAGCACCTGCTCCCGCTGTGGACCCAGCGCGACGACCTCATGCCCTTCAGCCCGAAGCCGCAAGCGGTCCCGCACGTGTGGAAGTGGGACCGGCTGTACCCGCTCGCCCGCCGCTCCGGGGACCTCGTGCCCGTGGGACGGGGAGGGGAGCGCCGCGCCATCGGCCTGGCCAACCCCGGACTCGGCGGCAACGCCTACATCTCCCCGACGCTCTGGGCTGCGATCCAGTACCTGGGGCCGAAGGAGACCGCGCCCGAGCACCGCCATTCGCAGAACGCCTTCCGCTTCGTCGTCGAGGGCGAGGGCGTGTGGACCGTCGTCAACGGCGACCCCGTGCGGATGAGCCGCGGCGACTTCCTGCTCACGCCCGGCTGGCACTTCCACGGCCACCACAACGAGACCGACCGGCCCATGGCATGGATCGACGGTCTGGACATCCCGTTCTCCCAGCAGATGGACGTCGGCTTCTTCGAGTTCGGCTCCGAGCGCGTGACCGACTACGCGACTCCCGACTTCTCGCGCTCCGAGCGCCTGTGGTGCCATCCGGGGCTGCGGCCGCTGAGCGCTCTGCAGGACACCGTGAGCTCGCCGATCGGCGCCTACCGCTGGGAGCACACCGATCGGGCGCTCACCGACCAGCTGCTGCTCGAGGACGAGGGCCAGCCCGCGACCGTCGAGCAGGGCCACGCCGCCATCCGCTTCATGAACCCGACCACCGGCGGCGACGTCATGTCCACGATCCGGGCCGAGTTCCACCGCCTGCGCCCCGGCGTGCGCACCGCGACCCTGCGCGAAGTCGGGTCGAGCGTCTTCCAGGTGTTCGAGGGCGCGGGCGCCGTCGTCCTCGACGGCGAGCGCACCGTGCTCGAGAAGGGCGACCTGTTCGTCGTCCCGTCCTGGGTCCCCTGGTCCCTCGAGGCCGAGTCGCAGTTCGACCTCTTCCGCTTCTCGGACGCCCCGATCATGGAGCGTCTGAACTTCCACCGCACCCATATCGAAGGGAACGCACGATGA
- a CDS encoding fumarylacetoacetate hydrolase family protein: protein MKLTTIRTAGTASGTTAALVDGEEVIELDRTEDVGALLRRGGVADAESLATGARHRLDEVELAPVVTRPGKIICVGLNYRAHILEMKRDLPEAPTLFAKYDECLLGARDDIVLPPESDRIDWEGELAVVIGSSVRRARGEEARAAIAGYSICNDVSMRDWQFRTREWLQGKIWADSTPLGPVLATPDEIPADARLVTLVDGEEMQRGDIHDLVFGPVDLVEYISTVIPLNPGDVIISGTPGGVGNARDPQVFLRPGQEVTVRIDGIGELRNRTVAEEVPEATASAEAPASAEGAGAATS from the coding sequence ATGAAGCTCACCACCATCCGCACCGCCGGCACCGCGTCCGGCACCACGGCCGCCCTCGTCGACGGAGAGGAGGTCATCGAGCTCGACCGGACCGAGGACGTCGGGGCGCTGCTGCGCCGCGGAGGCGTCGCCGACGCGGAGTCCCTGGCCACGGGCGCTCGCCACCGTCTGGACGAGGTCGAGCTCGCTCCCGTGGTGACACGGCCCGGGAAGATCATCTGCGTGGGCCTGAACTACCGGGCCCATATCCTCGAGATGAAGCGGGACCTGCCCGAGGCCCCCACCCTCTTCGCCAAGTACGACGAGTGCCTGCTCGGAGCCCGGGACGACATCGTGCTGCCGCCCGAGTCCGACAGGATCGACTGGGAGGGCGAGCTCGCCGTCGTCATCGGCAGCAGCGTGCGGCGCGCCCGCGGCGAGGAGGCCCGCGCGGCCATCGCGGGCTACTCGATCTGCAACGACGTGTCGATGCGCGACTGGCAGTTCCGCACCCGTGAGTGGCTGCAGGGCAAGATCTGGGCGGACTCGACCCCCCTGGGGCCCGTGCTCGCCACGCCCGACGAGATCCCGGCGGATGCCCGGCTCGTCACCCTCGTCGACGGCGAGGAGATGCAGCGCGGAGACATCCACGACCTCGTCTTCGGGCCCGTCGACCTCGTCGAGTACATCTCGACCGTGATCCCGCTGAACCCAGGCGATGTCATCATCTCGGGCACCCCCGGCGGCGTGGGCAACGCCCGCGACCCGCAGGTGTTCCTGCGCCCCGGCCAGGAGGTCACCGTGCGGATCGACGGGATCGGCGAGCTGCGCAACCGCACCGTCGCCGAGGAGGTGCCCGAGGCGACGGCGAGCGCAGAGGCCCCGGCGAGCGCGGAGGGCGCCGGAGCGGCGACGTCATGA
- a CDS encoding maleylpyruvate isomerase family mycothiol-dependent enzyme — protein MSTTEEEARAALRERLGSGARYDSSDAPSRELAWARSGTAYFARVLNRLTDDELYEPSLMEGWTRAHVVAHVGYNARALTRLVEWARTGVETPMYRSTAQRGREIERGSTLPARALRNLFAHAEVHLNVEWRDLEEGQWEHEVVTAQGRTVAVRETAWMRTREVWVHAVDLDASGSFLDVPADVIDEIIADVQRMWTRRDETPDLVLRPTDRAEPLTLGQGGTEVTGAAADLARWLAGRGARRLAVDGAAVDDEDPDLLPVLPRWF, from the coding sequence ATGAGCACCACCGAGGAGGAGGCGCGCGCCGCCCTGCGCGAGAGGCTGGGATCGGGAGCGCGCTACGACTCCTCCGACGCCCCGTCCCGCGAGCTCGCCTGGGCGCGCAGCGGCACCGCGTACTTCGCGCGGGTGCTGAACCGCCTCACCGATGACGAGCTGTACGAGCCGAGCCTCATGGAGGGCTGGACCAGGGCGCACGTGGTGGCCCACGTGGGCTACAACGCCCGCGCCCTCACCCGCCTCGTGGAGTGGGCGCGCACGGGGGTCGAGACCCCCATGTACCGGTCCACCGCGCAGCGGGGCCGGGAGATCGAGCGCGGCTCGACCCTCCCCGCCCGTGCACTGCGCAACCTGTTCGCCCATGCCGAGGTGCACCTGAACGTCGAATGGCGCGACCTCGAGGAGGGCCAGTGGGAGCACGAGGTCGTCACCGCCCAGGGCCGCACGGTCGCCGTCCGCGAGACCGCGTGGATGCGCACCCGCGAGGTGTGGGTCCACGCCGTCGACCTCGATGCCTCGGGGTCCTTCCTCGACGTCCCGGCCGACGTCATCGACGAGATCATCGCCGATGTCCAGCGGATGTGGACCCGCCGTGACGAGACGCCCGACCTGGTGCTGCGGCCCACCGACAGGGCCGAGCCCCTCACGCTCGGCCAGGGCGGGACCGAGGTCACCGGGGCCGCGGCCGACCTCGCACGCTGGCTCGCCGGGCGCGGTGCCCGGCGCCTCGCGGTCGACGGCGCCGCTGTCGACGACGAAGACCCGGACCTGCTGCCCGTCCTGCCCCGCTGGTTCTGA
- a CDS encoding MFS transporter → MKRFLPVIVAWLFVLFDGYDLIVYGTVQPRLIEEWGMSPALAGSVGSLAFLGMMIGAVVAGRLSDSIGRKKAIIGCGIVLSVFSFLCALSPSWQVFGLFRLFAGLGLGGLVPAANSLAAEYVPRRWRAAVATLMMSGVPIGGSVASLLGIPILAHASWRWMFVIALVGLVVLVPLAVVTIPRHSGSAETAPGVSTGFSVLLRPPFLAISLLFAAATLVTLTTWYGLGTWLPTLMLKAGTFDLSQPLLFALALNLGAVAGSVITAVLGDRFGPVPVGAFAAALGGIGLLLLLTEPGSGAIYVILVLAGIGSHGTQCLVIAAVTSYYPDQLRGTALGWALGVGRIGAVAAPQIGGLLLGASNGAPASNFLFFGSCAMAAAVLLAVIWGVHGAKAAHVQDELVKEAVAR, encoded by the coding sequence ATGAAGAGATTCCTGCCGGTCATCGTCGCCTGGCTGTTCGTCCTGTTCGACGGCTACGACCTCATCGTCTACGGCACCGTCCAACCGCGCCTCATCGAGGAGTGGGGGATGAGCCCCGCCCTCGCCGGATCCGTCGGCTCCCTCGCGTTCCTCGGCATGATGATCGGCGCCGTGGTCGCCGGTCGCCTGTCCGACTCGATCGGGCGGAAGAAGGCCATCATCGGCTGCGGCATCGTGCTCTCGGTGTTCAGCTTCCTGTGTGCGCTCTCGCCCAGCTGGCAGGTCTTCGGACTCTTCCGGCTGTTCGCGGGTCTCGGCCTGGGCGGCCTGGTGCCCGCGGCGAACTCGCTGGCCGCCGAGTACGTGCCCCGCCGCTGGAGGGCCGCGGTGGCGACGCTGATGATGTCGGGCGTCCCCATCGGCGGCTCCGTCGCCTCACTGCTGGGCATCCCGATCCTCGCCCACGCGTCCTGGCGCTGGATGTTCGTGATCGCCCTCGTCGGGCTGGTGGTGCTGGTGCCGCTCGCCGTGGTCACGATCCCCCGGCACTCCGGCTCTGCTGAGACCGCCCCGGGCGTGAGCACCGGCTTCTCGGTCCTGCTGCGTCCGCCGTTCCTCGCGATCTCCCTGCTGTTCGCAGCGGCCACCCTGGTGACGCTGACCACCTGGTACGGCTTGGGGACGTGGTTGCCCACCCTGATGCTGAAGGCGGGCACCTTCGACCTCAGCCAGCCGCTGCTGTTCGCCCTCGCGCTCAACCTCGGCGCCGTGGCGGGATCCGTCATCACGGCCGTCCTCGGTGATCGCTTCGGTCCCGTACCGGTGGGTGCCTTCGCCGCGGCGCTCGGCGGGATCGGCCTCCTGCTCCTGCTCACCGAGCCCGGATCGGGCGCGATCTACGTGATCCTGGTGCTCGCCGGCATCGGCTCCCACGGCACGCAGTGCCTCGTCATCGCGGCGGTGACCAGCTACTACCCCGATCAGCTGCGGGGAACCGCGCTGGGGTGGGCGCTCGGCGTGGGGCGGATCGGTGCCGTGGCGGCGCCGCAGATCGGCGGTCTGCTGCTGGGGGCGTCGAACGGGGCCCCGGCGTCGAACTTCCTGTTCTTCGGCTCCTGCGCGATGGCGGCCGCGGTGCTGCTGGCGGTGATCTGGGGCGTGCACGGGGCGAAGGCCGCTCACGTCCAGGACGAGCTCGTGAAGGAGGCCGTCGCCAGGTGA
- a CDS encoding Gfo/Idh/MocA family protein, with the protein MAVSEGANYAPAPMPKPVVSPGEFTFAAMHLDHGHITAMCEGLIGAGGTLKWVYDTQPERAAAFAEHFEGVQLAESEEQILEDPEVLLVAAAAVPADRADLGIRVMDAGKDYFTDKTPLTTFDQLERARAAVERTGRKYACYFSERIHVEAAVLAGQLIDRGAIGQVIQVLGMGPHRLGDPDSRPDWFYERARYGGILTDIGSHNFEQMLTFTGSENAEILSSSIGNFDHADHPELDDFGDAHVALSSGASGYVRVDWFTPDGLRTWGDGRTLILGTEGYIELRKYVDVTTDNGPGQVLLVDGEGEHRIEATGQVGYPFFGDLILDVLHRTENAMTQDHVFTSVELALTAQDQARVLKAAPGA; encoded by the coding sequence ATGGCCGTCTCCGAAGGCGCGAACTACGCCCCCGCTCCGATGCCGAAGCCCGTCGTCTCCCCCGGTGAGTTCACCTTCGCCGCGATGCACCTGGACCACGGCCACATCACCGCCATGTGCGAGGGCCTCATCGGCGCCGGCGGCACCCTGAAGTGGGTCTACGACACCCAGCCCGAGCGCGCCGCCGCCTTCGCCGAGCACTTCGAGGGCGTCCAGCTCGCCGAGTCCGAGGAGCAGATCCTCGAGGACCCCGAGGTGCTCCTCGTCGCCGCCGCCGCGGTCCCCGCCGACCGCGCCGATCTCGGCATCCGCGTCATGGACGCGGGCAAGGACTACTTCACCGACAAGACCCCGCTGACCACCTTCGACCAGCTCGAGCGCGCCCGCGCCGCCGTCGAGCGCACCGGCAGGAAGTACGCCTGCTACTTCTCCGAGCGCATCCACGTGGAGGCCGCCGTCCTGGCCGGACAGCTCATCGACCGCGGCGCCATCGGCCAGGTCATCCAGGTCCTGGGCATGGGTCCCCACCGCCTCGGCGACCCCGACTCCCGCCCCGACTGGTTCTACGAGCGCGCCCGCTACGGCGGCATCCTCACCGACATCGGCTCCCACAACTTCGAGCAGATGCTCACCTTCACGGGCTCCGAGAACGCCGAGATCCTCTCCTCCTCCATCGGCAACTTCGACCACGCCGACCACCCCGAGCTCGACGACTTCGGCGACGCCCACGTCGCCCTGTCCTCCGGCGCCTCCGGCTACGTGCGCGTGGACTGGTTCACCCCCGACGGGCTGCGCACCTGGGGCGACGGCCGCACCCTCATCCTCGGCACCGAGGGCTACATCGAGCTGCGCAAGTACGTCGACGTCACCACCGACAACGGCCCCGGCCAGGTCCTCCTGGTCGACGGCGAGGGCGAGCACCGCATCGAGGCCACCGGTCAGGTCGGCTACCCCTTCTTCGGCGACCTCATCCTCGACGTCCTGCACCGCACCGAGAACGCCATGACCCAGGACCACGTGTTCACCTCCGTCGAGCTCGCGCTCACGGCCCAGGACCAGGCGCGCGTGCTGAAGGCAGCACCCGGGGCCTGA
- a CDS encoding Gfo/Idh/MocA family protein, with amino-acid sequence MFSVGIIGTGAISDAHINAYLELAEEFPDLRIVALADLDLAGPTAKREAFGLEDARVYDDVAAMLEAEDLDLVSVTTPPSAHAPLAIQVLEAGVNAVVEKPMATSLEECDAMLAAQRASGKILSTIAQNRFRDEMARLKAVLDSGKIGPLSHARIASEWWRGHSYYDLWWRGTWASEGGGPTLNHAIHHIDIAVWLLGRPLAVSAMMTNAQHDNAEVEDLSIAILQYERSLAELTSSVVHHGQKQEISLQGARARVSQPWEPAAEVARPNGFPEQGGDVETVAELEEFAASLPPLPRTGHPAQLADVVAAVREGRDPLVTGQDGRNAVELVTAVYESAIERRVVDLPISPEDPYYRSGTLVERAPHFHEKTGSVATQDGYMPVGLPDAAQA; translated from the coding sequence ATGTTCTCCGTCGGCATCATCGGCACCGGCGCCATCTCCGACGCCCACATCAACGCGTACCTCGAGCTCGCCGAGGAGTTCCCCGACCTGCGCATCGTCGCCCTGGCGGATCTGGACCTCGCGGGGCCGACGGCCAAGCGCGAGGCCTTCGGGCTCGAGGACGCCCGCGTCTACGACGACGTCGCGGCGATGCTCGAGGCCGAGGACCTGGACCTGGTCTCCGTCACCACTCCCCCGTCGGCCCATGCGCCGCTCGCGATCCAGGTGCTCGAGGCGGGCGTGAACGCCGTGGTCGAGAAGCCCATGGCCACCTCCCTCGAGGAGTGCGACGCGATGCTCGCCGCGCAGCGCGCGAGCGGGAAGATCCTCTCGACGATCGCGCAGAACCGCTTCCGCGACGAGATGGCCCGGCTGAAGGCGGTGCTGGACTCGGGGAAGATCGGCCCGCTCTCGCACGCGCGCATCGCCTCCGAGTGGTGGCGCGGGCACTCCTACTACGACCTGTGGTGGCGCGGCACGTGGGCCTCCGAGGGCGGCGGTCCGACGCTGAACCACGCCATCCACCACATCGACATCGCCGTCTGGCTGCTGGGTCGTCCGCTCGCCGTGAGCGCGATGATGACCAATGCCCAGCACGACAACGCCGAGGTCGAGGACCTGTCGATCGCGATCCTGCAGTACGAGCGCAGCCTCGCCGAGCTCACCAGCTCCGTGGTCCACCACGGCCAGAAGCAGGAGATCTCGCTGCAGGGTGCGCGCGCCCGCGTCTCCCAGCCCTGGGAGCCCGCGGCCGAGGTCGCCCGCCCCAACGGCTTCCCCGAGCAGGGCGGCGACGTCGAGACGGTCGCCGAGCTCGAGGAGTTCGCGGCCTCGCTCCCACCGCTGCCCCGGACCGGGCATCCCGCGCAGCTGGCCGACGTCGTGGCCGCCGTGCGCGAGGGCCGCGATCCGCTCGTGACCGGGCAGGACGGACGCAACGCCGTCGAGCTCGTGACCGCGGTCTACGAGTCCGCGATCGAGCGGCGCGTCGTCGACCTGCCGATCAGCCCGGAGGACCCGTACTACCGCTCGGGCACCCTCGTGGAGCGCGCCCCGCACTTCCACGAGAAGACCGGGTCGGTCGCCACCCAGGACGGGTACATGCCCGTCGGCCTCCCCGACGCCGCACAGGCCTGA
- a CDS encoding Gfo/Idh/MocA family protein: MSASPRPLRIGMIGCGNISAQYLASFPSLPDVELVAVADLDASRAEAVASEHEGVRALSVDELIADPDVDTVLNLTIPASHAEVDRRAIAAGKNVYAEKPFAVETADGAAVLEAARAAGVLVGSAPDTVLGTGTQTARAAIDEGLIGAPIAATATMLTPGHERWHPNPDFYYVPGGGPLLDMGPYYVHALVTLLGPVDAVVGAASRTRSERTIGSGPRAGEVIPVSTDTHVSGILVHSSGVLSTLVMSFDAVATSIHPIEIHGSAGSLAVPDPNRFDGDVALHRLGGEGWETLPVSAGYVDASRGIGLQDMALRGADLRASGALGQHALEVMNAVLASSRSGSRVEVASSCERPQAVPLTDVKG, translated from the coding sequence ATGAGCGCCTCGCCCCGCCCCCTGCGGATCGGCATGATCGGCTGCGGGAACATCTCCGCGCAGTACCTCGCCTCCTTCCCCTCCCTCCCGGACGTGGAGCTCGTCGCGGTCGCGGACCTGGACGCCTCCCGGGCCGAGGCCGTCGCCTCCGAGCACGAGGGCGTGCGTGCCCTCTCGGTCGACGAGCTGATCGCCGACCCGGACGTGGACACGGTCCTGAACCTCACGATCCCCGCGTCCCACGCCGAGGTGGACCGCCGGGCGATCGCCGCCGGGAAGAACGTGTACGCCGAGAAGCCCTTCGCCGTCGAGACGGCCGACGGCGCCGCTGTGCTCGAGGCGGCCCGCGCGGCCGGCGTGCTCGTCGGCTCCGCCCCCGACACCGTGCTGGGCACGGGCACGCAGACGGCGCGCGCGGCGATCGATGAGGGCCTCATCGGCGCCCCGATCGCGGCGACCGCCACCATGCTCACCCCCGGCCACGAGCGCTGGCACCCCAACCCCGACTTCTACTACGTGCCCGGCGGCGGACCGCTTCTGGACATGGGCCCGTACTACGTCCACGCGCTGGTCACGCTGCTGGGCCCGGTCGACGCCGTGGTCGGCGCGGCCTCCCGCACCCGTTCCGAGCGCACCATCGGCTCCGGCCCGCGCGCGGGCGAGGTCATCCCGGTCAGCACGGACACGCACGTCAGCGGGATCCTCGTGCACTCCTCGGGAGTCCTGTCCACGCTCGTCATGAGCTTCGACGCGGTCGCCACCTCGATCCACCCGATCGAGATCCACGGCAGCGCGGGCAGCCTCGCGGTGCCCGACCCCAACCGCTTCGACGGCGACGTCGCGCTGCACCGCCTGGGCGGCGAGGGGTGGGAGACCCTGCCCGTGAGCGCCGGCTACGTGGACGCCTCGCGCGGGATCGGTCTGCAGGACATGGCGCTGCGCGGCGCGGACCTGCGGGCGAGCGGCGCGCTCGGCCAGCACGCCCTGGAGGTCATGAACGCCGTGCTCGCCTCCTCGCGCAGCGGCTCGCGCGTCGAGGTCGCGAGCAGCTGCGAGCGTCCGCAGGCCGTCCCGCTCACCGACGTGAAGGGCTGA
- a CDS encoding ThuA domain-containing protein gives MTTTRTALVVRGGWDGHQPVEATDLFIPHLREHGFEVRIEESPAIYADAEYMAGVDLIVQCMTMSTIERPQFEGLRAAVEAGTGLAGWHGGIADSYRSESDYLTLIGGQFGCHPGKHPDERRGEQDDNYVPYTVNMLPAAAEHPITRGVDDFDLVTEQYWVLSDDYIDVLATTTQKVREWDPWNRPITSPAIWTRQWGKGRIFVATPGHHVDVLEDPSVRTIVERGLLWAARGSEDPYAAPSASRAHRTEQAR, from the coding sequence ATGACCACCACCCGAACCGCCCTCGTCGTCCGCGGCGGCTGGGACGGGCACCAGCCCGTCGAGGCGACCGACCTGTTCATCCCCCACCTGCGCGAGCACGGCTTCGAGGTGCGCATCGAGGAGAGCCCCGCGATCTACGCGGACGCCGAGTACATGGCCGGCGTCGACCTCATCGTGCAGTGCATGACCATGTCCACGATCGAGCGCCCCCAGTTCGAGGGGCTGCGCGCCGCCGTCGAGGCCGGGACGGGCCTCGCGGGATGGCACGGCGGCATCGCCGACAGCTACCGCAGCGAATCGGACTACCTCACGCTCATCGGCGGCCAGTTCGGCTGCCACCCGGGCAAGCATCCCGACGAGCGCCGCGGCGAGCAGGACGACAACTACGTGCCCTACACGGTGAACATGCTCCCGGCGGCCGCCGAGCACCCCATCACCCGCGGCGTGGACGACTTCGACCTGGTCACCGAGCAGTACTGGGTCCTCTCCGACGACTACATCGACGTGCTCGCGACCACCACCCAGAAGGTGCGGGAGTGGGACCCGTGGAACCGTCCGATCACCTCGCCCGCGATCTGGACCCGCCAGTGGGGGAAGGGCCGGATCTTCGTCGCCACCCCCGGCCACCACGTCGACGTGCTCGAGGACCCCAGCGTGCGCACGATCGTCGAGCGCGGGCTGCTGTGGGCCGCGCGCGGCTCCGAGGACCCGTACGCCGCCCCGTCCGCCAGCCGCGCGCACCGGACGGAGCAGGCCCGATGA
- a CDS encoding Gfo/Idh/MocA family protein, which yields MTPAVTTPSSRPLRVGLIGHGFMGAAHSHAWRTAHRFFDLPLTPELRTLAGRRPETLAESAQRYGFATTTTRWQDVVEDPEIDLVDICSPGDTHREIALAALSAGKHVLCEKPLANSVTEAEEMADAARSASARGVRSLCGFSYRRTPALAYARQLVAEGFVGEIRQVRAQYLQDWLADADAPMTWRLEKETAGSGALGDIGAHVVDLVQWVTGTDIEAVSGTLATVVPTRPTAGAMQGLGGKGDAAGERREVTVDDTALFSVRLASGVLGSFEATRMAQGRKNAMRIELHGSRGAIAFDFERMNELEIYDATAPAGHQGFTRVLTTEPEHPYAAAWWPTGHGLGYEHTFTHEIADLVRAIGEGADPSPSFDEALPVQRVLAAVEASHADGSRWTAVGPAQSTPSTAPTPSTTEETAR from the coding sequence GTGACCCCCGCCGTGACCACCCCGTCCTCCCGCCCGCTGCGCGTCGGCCTCATCGGCCACGGCTTCATGGGCGCCGCCCATTCCCATGCCTGGCGCACCGCGCACCGCTTCTTCGACCTGCCGCTGACCCCCGAGCTGCGCACCCTCGCGGGCCGGCGCCCCGAGACCCTCGCCGAGTCCGCGCAGCGGTACGGCTTCGCGACCACCACCACCCGCTGGCAGGACGTCGTCGAGGACCCCGAGATCGACCTCGTGGACATCTGCTCCCCCGGCGACACCCACCGGGAGATCGCCCTCGCCGCACTCTCCGCCGGCAAGCACGTGCTGTGCGAGAAGCCGCTCGCGAACTCCGTGACGGAGGCCGAGGAGATGGCGGACGCAGCCCGCTCCGCCTCCGCCCGCGGCGTCCGCTCGCTGTGCGGGTTCTCCTACCGCCGCACCCCCGCCCTGGCCTACGCGCGCCAGCTCGTCGCCGAGGGCTTCGTGGGCGAGATCCGGCAGGTCCGCGCGCAGTACCTGCAGGACTGGCTCGCCGACGCCGACGCCCCCATGACCTGGCGGCTGGAGAAGGAGACGGCCGGCTCCGGCGCCCTCGGCGACATCGGCGCGCACGTCGTCGACCTCGTCCAATGGGTCACCGGCACGGACATCGAGGCCGTCTCCGGGACGCTCGCCACCGTGGTCCCCACTCGCCCCACGGCAGGCGCGATGCAGGGCCTGGGCGGGAAGGGGGACGCCGCCGGGGAGCGCCGAGAGGTCACCGTGGACGACACCGCCCTGTTCTCGGTGCGACTCGCGAGCGGCGTGCTCGGCTCCTTCGAGGCGACCCGCATGGCGCAGGGCCGCAAGAACGCGATGCGCATCGAGCTCCACGGCTCGCGCGGCGCGATCGCCTTCGACTTCGAGCGCATGAACGAGCTGGAGATCTACGACGCCACCGCCCCCGCGGGGCACCAGGGCTTCACCCGCGTGCTCACCACCGAGCCCGAGCACCCCTACGCCGCCGCCTGGTGGCCCACCGGCCACGGCCTGGGCTACGAGCACACCTTCACGCACGAGATCGCCGACCTGGTGCGCGCGATCGGCGAGGGCGCGGACCCCTCGCCGTCCTTCGACGAGGCCCTGCCCGTGCAGCGCGTGCTGGCCGCCGTCGAGGCCAGCCACGCCGACGGCTCCCGCTGGACCGCCGTCGGCCCCGCTCAGTCCACCCCGTCCACCGCGCCCACCCCGTCCACCACCGAGGAGACCGCCCGATGA
- a CDS encoding carbohydrate ABC transporter permease: MRRNWIGGAFGWLWLLLVLLPIYFVGITSLKSISTYFGSNPVLPSAALAFENFTAVLEADFGMYLANSVLVALGTVIPLVLMAFMASYSIVRATGRFSRPLRSVFLLGLAIPVQATIVPIYLLIIRLHMYDSLGALMLPGIAFGLPLSILIISNSMRDVPGELFEAMDIDGCSEWQKMWRLAFPMTRPALVTVGVYQALMSWNGFLFPLILTQSPDKRTLPLALWSFQGEYATNVPVVMAAVVLSSIPIIVLYALGRRYLVGGMTAGAGK, translated from the coding sequence ATGCGCAGGAACTGGATCGGCGGGGCCTTCGGCTGGCTCTGGCTGCTGCTCGTGCTGCTGCCCATCTACTTCGTGGGCATCACGAGCCTGAAGTCGATCTCCACGTACTTCGGCTCGAACCCGGTGCTGCCCTCGGCCGCGCTCGCGTTCGAGAACTTCACCGCCGTGCTCGAGGCCGACTTCGGGATGTACCTGGCCAACAGCGTGCTCGTCGCGCTCGGCACGGTGATCCCCCTCGTGCTCATGGCCTTCATGGCCTCGTACTCGATCGTCCGCGCCACCGGCCGCTTCTCGAGGCCCCTGCGCAGCGTGTTCCTGCTGGGCCTCGCGATCCCCGTGCAGGCGACGATCGTGCCCATCTACCTGCTGATCATCCGCCTGCACATGTACGACTCGCTGGGCGCCCTGATGCTCCCGGGGATCGCGTTCGGCCTGCCGCTGAGCATCCTCATCATCTCCAACTCGATGCGGGACGTGCCCGGGGAGCTGTTCGAGGCGATGGACATCGACGGCTGCAGCGAGTGGCAGAAGATGTGGCGCCTCGCCTTCCCGATGACCCGCCCCGCGCTGGTCACCGTCGGCGTGTACCAGGCGCTGATGTCGTGGAACGGCTTCTTGTTCCCGCTGATCCTCACCCAGAGCCCCGACAAGCGCACACTGCCGCTCGCGCTGTGGTCCTTCCAGGGCGAGTACGCGACCAACGTGCCCGTGGTGATGGCCGCCGTGGTGCTCTCCTCGATCCCGATCATCGTGCTGTACGCCCTGGGCCGCCGGTACCTCGTGGGCGGCATGACCGCGGGGGCCGGCAAATGA